The window acaattatgtgcaagacaacttataaatgatagattatatcaaaatttggataatcaaagatattatataggatcaaactaaaaaattatgatttgtactccaatactccaatgtttttatgtactccatagaacttaactctctctctctctctctctctctatatatatatatatatatatatatatatatatatatatatatataattatatatatatatatataattatatatagtataaatttatagttatataaaatcaaaagattgatgattttttataacacaaaacatgATACAAGTCCagtcatctcatatataaacttgaatttgattgaatCTGCGAAGGAAGATAttgcaaatttatgtaattagagtTTAGGAGCTAATATTGAAGAAGTGGAAAGTTAtaaaaaaacaactttaatttatgtgttttgtcAATTCCGTggcttttgttttatttaaaattaaaattttaaattttttttactttttattttaaatttttttaaattcaccgaCCTTTGACCGAgtttttccgattaatccccacttttgaccgattaatcccgattttggcggatttttagaaaaaaatgattttttcaccgattaacgcttaatcgagacggtaGGCGATCGAATCCTTTCGATCCGGACATAATCCGAATTTAAACAGTTGAGTTCTGGTTCGATTTCGCTGACAGGTGCCTGTAGCTCATACATATGAGATACCCTGATGGAATAAATTTAGGAAGAAAATAGTGAGACAGACTCTGGATCTAAATCCATGGCTGGTTTTGCGGCGACACGTAAAGAGGCGAGAAACACAATAGCATCCTTATTGGGGAGCCGTTTGAATCTTTCACCTCCGATCAGAAATGGAATGAATAGCCACCATTTTTCTAAGCTGGTTCAATCTAATAATGGCAACCGTGTCTTTCTTGTTGACACTTTAGCCCTTGTAAGTATCATCATCTATACCTTActtgtaataataaataatatgctTGCTAATAgtgtttgttgttaattatgTACTACAGGTTAGGAGATTAGAAGCAGAGGGTGTGCCATCAAAGCAAGCAGAGTCAATTACTTCTTGTATTACTCAAGTCTTAAATGATACTTTAGAAAATGTGGCTCATTCTTTTCTCTCTAAAGCTGAAATGGAAAAAGTTGGTTTCTCTCTCTTCTTCATTTTTGCCTTGTATTTACTAGtatattatttcattaaaaCTCTGCTCTGGGTTCTTGTGTAGATTGTCATGACTCAAGATGCTCATTTATCCAAGTTTAAATCACAAGTAACTAGTTCCCAGGTATCTTTTTATTCTACTTGCTTTCCGGGCTACTCATTTCTATATTTTacgttttcttttcttctccGGGTTAAGTCAATTGCATAATTTATGTtgtagttgattttaatttaacgcGAACTCTGGCGAAGTTGAGATAAAATATATTGGGATCCCCAAATTCCTTAATTAAGTGAAGAATATTGATTTGAGAGGGTATTTTTTTATGATGATTGATGTAGTCTTATTTCTGTCGAAATATTAGTCGCGGAAGTATTTTTCCAAGATAAGAGAAAACGGTAATTATCATAATTAGGATTTGACATAAATTATGATTAGAATTTATGTGTATCTTTAGGGGTTTTATTAATTGCAAACGTTAGAGGTTTGTGTGAGAGACACACaagacaaatttttttatgatcaaTGTAAGGTAATTGCATTCAATAGTGTTGAGTAAGTGGGCGACTTCAATCTTGTAATGTGTTCATATTTAGTATATTTGTGATTTTACCCTCCCTAGTGTAGTTGTGATTTTACCCTCCCTTGAAGGATTTTCATTTTGATTGTTTGTGTTATTTACTTTTGTACTTGTTATTGTTTTTGGTTAATGTCAATCTATAGCGGATACCTAACAAAATATAGTAGAATTGATGTAAAGTGTTTGAGATTTAGGCACAAATTCTTTAAAATCTTATGGATTTAGGAAGGGATTTcgaaaaacataaaaaacacCAACACATCCCTAagaatcaatcaatatataaagtTTGAAAAAATCTGAAAGAGAAAGACATAGCCTTGCGAGCCATTGGTTTTTGAATGGCATGAGAATTTAACggagtttaaataattttgaatgaACACCACCTAAAggataaatataaaatcatgaTTGAATATTCTCGGTATTTTAAGGATAATTTGATCCCTTGTGAATAGGATTTACTGTATTTTCTTAAATCCAGATGGGAAATTCTCGATGGTACCCTTTTAAAATTGGCTTTTCTAATTGGTACATAAATTGTTTTGGCTTTTGAATGGTACCATTCTACTATTATGTCATTCCAAGCAGTACTCCTACCGTCAACCTCCGTTAGCCAAACTTTATATTTTAGGTATTACTAGTATATTATTTCATTAAAGCATTGTGCCGATTGCAGTCGGACTATGTTGGAGTTTATAAACacaattattttgtaaattaatgtttgtattttgaaatattataaaattataatgataaatAGCCTTTAATAATAtgtcaaattttataaaataaaataaaattaattaaacggAGCGGATATCTGATCCATGATCCTAACGGATCCATATATGGATCGGCCTATAAAAATCTGGGATCGATCTGATCCgaatctgaatctgaatccgataaaataaatggacatggatataggttgatccgatccgaacccgatccattGACATGCCTAACGTTAACAACTAATATTTACTTTACTACGTATATGTTTAATTTGTCAAAATAataggattaaaaaaatcataatattatatttaagagaaaTTATTAATGGTACACTTCTAGAACTGGCTTTTCCGAATGATACCCAAAATATAACAGTTGACAAACGGAGGTTAACGGTAGGGGTATAGAGAATGACATAATAGTATAATGGTACCATCCGCAAACCAAAACTATTTTGTGTACCATTTGGAAAAGCCAATTCCAAGAGGGTACCTTTGAGAATTTCCCAATCCAGATTGAATAAATCTGGATGTCTTAAATCtaaaataaagaataaataaattactttgCGGTCCTGATTGGAAGTGCTAGTCTTGCCTATGTATCAAAGTTGCTACTTTTTTCTCGATTAAGCTTTGTCAAATGATCTGGTACATGGGTAATATTAATTTTACTATAAATAAAGTCCGCCAATCATGACTCTTGTTTTATAAAACCAGATGACCAGACCTAAAGACAAATGGTTGTGGTAGTTGTAATTACACATTGAAAGTCTTTGAAGTAATATGTTATTGGTTTGCTACCAGTGATTATCCATGGTATAGTTGCACCCACTGGTATACCTACTTTAAATTGGTGCTCGTGCATCTAACCATTCTAGAAACCAAATTATAAAAGACACTTTAAGAATAGGAGCAGTCCATCAAGTGAGTGCAATACACTGAATGTATTGCCTTCTATACGTTTTGATGATGATATCttaattgttaatatatgtTTCAAGTCTTCTGAAGATTGTCACCTCCAACCATAAAGCAAGGGACCTTGTCTAACCAAAGGAATATAGAATATGGGTTGGTGAACCATCAGCATGTTAAATTTCCTTGGAAGCAAGAACAttctttaaattaattaataaatgcaCGTATAAGTTATTTGTGATTGTTAATGTAAATAACTAATCTATCATATTGAATATTGGATGTTTTAGCAACTTCTCGTGATAAAGTTATATCATAATAAATCATGATCtttatataaactttttttgCCCTTTCCGTGTTTACGATACAGGGGCACCATTTTTCTATGTTACAGCATGAGACCGAGAAACTCAAGAGTGATATAGAAAAAATGCGCAGTGAACTGAAGTATGAGATAGACAAAGTCACTGCTGGGCAGCGTTTGGACTTAAATCTTGAGCGAGGGTATGGATGAAATATAAAGGCTACTTCTTTTGTTTATTAACGAGGTTTAGAGTTCTGTAATTTTTACAGATAAAAATACTCATGCTGTAATCATACATGTTTTATGTGTGTTTTATGGTAATATGTGTTTCAACTTGAATTTTCAAC of the Daucus carota subsp. sativus chromosome 4, DH1 v3.0, whole genome shotgun sequence genome contains:
- the LOC108192410 gene encoding protein FMP32, mitochondrial; amino-acid sequence: MAGFAATRKEARNTIASLLGSRLNLSPPIRNGMNSHHFSKLVQSNNGNRVFLVDTLALVRRLEAEGVPSKQAESITSCITQVLNDTLENVAHSFLSKAEMEKIVMTQDAHLSKFKSQVTSSQGHHFSMLQHETEKLKSDIEKMRSELKYEIDKVTAGQRLDLNLERGRIRDELANQVQETSNLTNTLDREIHALRAQVEAAKFDIIKYCIGTLVSISAVGLAVLRILL